A genomic region of Anaerobaca lacustris contains the following coding sequences:
- a CDS encoding trimethylamine methyltransferase family protein, with the protein MAKPGLRFLSDDDVQAIHEAGLLILRDTGVKVHHAEARRLLAEAGATVDEHSRIAHLPEQLVMASLAQTGKGYTLYGRDPGRTARFGHGDRVWMSSPGQYTWIDSQTGRRRGATVQDVQDAIRLGDALDHIHIVGAMGQPEEVSEIGSDVFLTSELVKGTTKPTRCWVRNGRTAGAILEIYRTVAGGAQSLQQRPMAEAFLEPISPLQLPEHGLDIVKAFAQAGQPVSIGPMAMTSATAPGTLAGTLAQENAEILAGLVVTQLFAPDTPIMYGGIPHIMDPETGICSFGSPEQGLMAVAMVQMARFYGFPVYVNVGLTDAKTLDTQAGIEKTSSMLMGLLAGADTFGHCGICGTDHGASLEWLYLDNELAAYVERIARGLTVDAETLAAEVVHRIGPGGNYLADEHTVRHFRDELWLSGPAWNRQSWDGWEAAGCISMNERAREQVRTILATHRAEPMEEKLAAEIDRIVQCAQRELD; encoded by the coding sequence ATGGCGAAACCAGGCTTGCGTTTCCTGTCCGACGACGATGTTCAGGCCATTCACGAGGCCGGCCTGCTCATCCTTCGCGACACCGGCGTCAAAGTACATCACGCCGAGGCGCGAAGGCTGCTGGCCGAGGCCGGCGCGACGGTCGATGAGCACAGCAGGATCGCACATCTGCCCGAGCAACTCGTCATGGCCTCGCTAGCGCAGACGGGCAAAGGCTATACACTCTACGGCCGCGATCCAGGGCGCACCGCGCGTTTCGGGCATGGCGACCGCGTGTGGATGTCCAGCCCAGGGCAGTACACCTGGATCGATTCCCAGACCGGCCGTCGGCGAGGCGCCACGGTTCAGGACGTGCAGGATGCGATCCGGCTCGGCGACGCGCTGGACCATATCCACATCGTCGGCGCGATGGGGCAGCCGGAGGAGGTCTCGGAGATCGGCAGCGATGTCTTTCTCACCAGCGAACTGGTCAAAGGGACCACCAAACCCACGCGATGCTGGGTGCGCAACGGTCGGACCGCCGGCGCAATCCTGGAGATCTACCGAACGGTGGCCGGCGGCGCGCAGTCCCTGCAACAGCGGCCGATGGCCGAGGCGTTTCTCGAACCGATCAGCCCGCTCCAGTTGCCCGAGCACGGGCTGGACATCGTCAAGGCGTTCGCACAGGCGGGCCAGCCGGTAAGCATCGGTCCGATGGCGATGACCTCGGCCACGGCGCCGGGGACATTGGCGGGAACGCTGGCGCAGGAGAACGCCGAGATTCTGGCCGGGTTGGTCGTGACGCAGCTTTTCGCCCCTGACACGCCCATCATGTACGGCGGCATCCCGCACATTATGGACCCGGAGACAGGCATCTGTTCGTTCGGCTCGCCCGAGCAGGGGCTGATGGCCGTGGCGATGGTGCAGATGGCCCGGTTCTACGGCTTTCCGGTGTACGTCAACGTGGGCCTGACCGACGCCAAGACGCTCGACACCCAGGCCGGCATCGAGAAGACGTCGAGCATGCTGATGGGGCTGCTGGCCGGGGCCGACACGTTCGGGCACTGCGGCATCTGCGGAACCGACCACGGGGCCAGCCTCGAGTGGCTCTATCTCGACAATGAACTGGCGGCCTACGTCGAACGCATCGCGCGCGGTCTGACGGTCGATGCCGAGACGCTGGCGGCCGAAGTCGTTCATCGCATAGGACCGGGAGGAAACTACCTCGCCGATGAGCACACCGTCCGCCACTTCCGGGATGAGCTGTGGCTGTCCGGGCCGGCTTGGAACCGGCAGAGTTGGGATGGATGGGAAGCGGCCGGATGTATCTCCATGAACGAACGGGCGCGCGAGCAGGTGCGGACGATTCTGGCGACGCACCGGGCCGAGCCGATGGAGGAGAAACTCGCCGCCGAAATCGACCGAATCGTCCAATGCGCGCAGCGCGAGCTGGATTGA
- a CDS encoding four helix bundle protein — protein MNAEGLKRRTKDFAHRWVKLSLALPKGYLGNHVRGQLIRASTSVASNCRATCLSQSKAAFVSKLSIVLEEADESAFWMEFAAEEDLVAQSAVGRLLGEAQELTAIFAAARKTARNHSAEFPSCRLSDENHQ, from the coding sequence ATGAATGCGGAAGGCTTGAAACGGCGCACGAAGGATTTTGCGCACCGATGGGTCAAACTGAGTCTGGCTCTGCCGAAGGGGTATCTGGGCAACCATGTCCGGGGCCAGTTGATTCGGGCTTCGACATCCGTGGCCTCAAATTGCCGAGCAACGTGTCTGTCGCAATCGAAGGCTGCCTTTGTCTCGAAGCTCAGCATTGTGTTGGAAGAAGCCGACGAGTCGGCCTTTTGGATGGAGTTCGCCGCAGAGGAAGATCTGGTGGCGCAATCCGCCGTCGGCCGATTGCTGGGTGAGGCACAAGAGTTGACCGCCATCTTTGCTGCCGCCAGGAAGACGGCTCGAAACCACAGTGCCGAGTTCCCGTCTTGCAGGTTGTCAGATGAGAATCATCAATAA
- the recR gene encoding recombination mediator RecR: MSSAYTESLNKLIEEFGRLPGIGPKTAERLAFYVLKTDAPEAMKLADAIRDVKTRIRRCRVCWNLSEEDTCRICADPQRDQSLICVVEQPKDVISLEKTGTCKWLYHVLGGHIAPLDGVEANDLTIRQLVERVRGGQVREIIMATNPNLEGDGTSLYISSLLRPLGVRITRLARGLPTGSTIEYASGKILTDAILGRQELE; encoded by the coding sequence ATGAGCAGTGCATATACCGAGAGTCTGAACAAGCTGATTGAAGAATTCGGGCGGCTTCCCGGCATCGGACCCAAAACCGCCGAACGGCTGGCGTTTTACGTTCTCAAGACCGATGCCCCCGAGGCAATGAAACTGGCCGACGCCATCCGCGACGTCAAGACCCGAATCAGACGCTGCCGGGTCTGCTGGAACCTCTCCGAAGAAGACACCTGCCGGATCTGCGCCGACCCCCAGCGGGACCAGAGTCTGATCTGCGTTGTCGAGCAGCCCAAGGACGTCATCAGCCTGGAGAAAACCGGCACCTGCAAATGGCTGTACCACGTCCTCGGCGGCCATATCGCCCCGCTCGACGGGGTCGAAGCGAACGACCTGACGATCAGGCAGCTCGTCGAGCGGGTCCGCGGCGGGCAGGTGCGGGAGATCATCATGGCCACGAACCCCAATCTGGAAGGCGACGGCACGTCGCTCTACATCAGCTCGCTGCTGCGCCCGCTCGGCGTACGAATCACACGGCTGGCGCGAGGACTGCCCACCGGATCGACGATCGAATATGCCAGCGGCAAGATCCTCACCGACGCCATCCTCGGACGGCAGGAGCTCGAATAG
- the rpoN gene encoding RNA polymerase factor sigma-54 yields the protein MKLEMTGQMRMEQRMKLAPHMIQSMEILQLPILALAERIEQELNSNPVLELEESAEPDDGELSQEPSPDDVPAEKDLVVDTDNNKVDDFERLENLGEEFKEFIDQSGPYRSRGDADERDRKLEAIKNTAAPPQSLHDYLDDQWRLIDAEEPVKKAGQAIIDYIDDRGYLSVRLEQLYSKDRDDFGPDHLKEALRLVQQLDPPGVGARDLRECLLIQIAQSGQEMGCEYRLVADHMDELLENRLPDIARKMGSSIEQIKLAIERLSKLDTSPGLQVGRNESIPITPDVIVESPNGSDEFSVRLAESDLRGLRLNSYYTRMAKDSQASESTRKFLQNNIRSAHWIIEAIEQRKNTLLKVAQAIVRNQRDFFEKGPLHLRPLPMSKVADEVGVHLATVSRAVSGKYMQCAWGVLPLRKFFSGGTEDENGQAHSWEAIRVKLQQIIDEEDKSRPLNDDQIKEKLLEAGIPNLARRTVAKYRKLLNIPTARFRKRY from the coding sequence ATGAAGCTGGAAATGACAGGACAGATGCGGATGGAGCAGCGGATGAAGCTCGCTCCGCACATGATCCAGTCGATGGAGATTCTTCAGCTTCCGATCCTGGCGCTGGCCGAACGCATCGAACAGGAGCTCAACAGCAACCCCGTCCTCGAACTGGAGGAGTCGGCCGAGCCGGACGACGGCGAACTCTCGCAGGAACCTTCCCCGGACGATGTGCCGGCCGAGAAGGACCTCGTTGTCGACACGGACAACAACAAGGTCGACGACTTCGAACGCCTTGAGAACCTTGGAGAGGAGTTCAAGGAGTTCATCGACCAGTCGGGGCCCTACCGCAGCCGCGGTGACGCCGACGAAAGGGATCGCAAGCTCGAAGCGATCAAGAACACGGCCGCCCCGCCGCAGTCGTTGCACGATTACCTCGACGACCAGTGGCGCCTCATCGACGCTGAGGAACCCGTGAAGAAGGCCGGCCAGGCGATCATCGATTACATCGATGACCGAGGCTATCTGAGCGTTCGGCTCGAGCAACTGTACAGCAAGGACCGCGATGACTTCGGGCCCGACCATCTCAAAGAGGCTCTGCGCCTGGTCCAGCAGCTCGACCCGCCCGGCGTCGGCGCCCGGGACCTGAGAGAGTGCCTCCTGATCCAGATCGCCCAGAGCGGCCAGGAGATGGGTTGCGAATACCGCCTGGTGGCCGATCACATGGACGAATTGCTCGAGAATCGCCTGCCCGACATTGCCCGGAAGATGGGATCGAGCATCGAGCAGATCAAACTGGCCATCGAGCGGCTCAGCAAGCTGGACACTTCGCCCGGACTCCAGGTCGGGCGCAACGAGAGTATCCCGATCACGCCGGACGTGATCGTCGAATCCCCCAACGGCTCCGACGAGTTCAGTGTTCGCCTGGCCGAGTCCGATCTGAGGGGTTTGAGGTTGAACAGCTACTACACCCGCATGGCCAAGGACAGTCAGGCCAGCGAGAGCACGCGGAAGTTCCTCCAGAACAATATCCGCTCGGCTCACTGGATCATCGAGGCGATCGAGCAGCGAAAGAACACGCTCCTGAAAGTCGCCCAGGCTATCGTCCGGAATCAGCGGGATTTCTTCGAGAAGGGCCCGCTGCACCTTCGTCCGCTGCCCATGTCCAAAGTGGCCGACGAGGTGGGCGTGCACCTGGCCACCGTCTCGCGGGCGGTTTCGGGCAAGTACATGCAATGCGCCTGGGGCGTCCTGCCGCTGCGCAAGTTCTTCAGCGGAGGCACCGAGGACGAGAACGGCCAGGCCCACAGTTGGGAGGCCATCCGCGTCAAGCTCCAGCAGATCATCGACGAGGAAGACAAGTCCAGGCCGCTCAACGACGATCAGATCAAGGAGAAGCTGCTCGAAGCGGGCATTCCCAACCTGGCCCGACGCACCGTCGCCAAGTACCGCAAGCTGTTGAACATTCCCACCGCGCGCTTTCGCAAGCGCTATTGA
- a CDS encoding Gfo/Idh/MocA family protein, which yields MTNQSGTSDNNISRRRFMGHAAAMAAFTVVPRRVLGGPRHVAPSEKLNIAGIGVGGRGGDNLRGVESEKIVALCDVDWQSAAGAFRRYPDARRYRDFREMLDKEGDAIDAVVISTPDHVHAVASMAAIKKSKHVYCEKPLTRTVHEARALTLAARQAKVATQMGNQGMAFEGNRLIKEWLWDGAIGDVREVHVWSDRPTHQGKLPLWWAQGIERPTDTPAVPEHLDWDLWLGPAPYRPYHPAYVPFRWRGWWDFGSGGLGDMGIHNLAPVFSALKLGAPTSVCASSTAVYEETLPLASTVHYEFPARGDMPAVTIHWTDGGLIAARPPELEDSREMPREDGLIFVGDKGKMLVTGWGGHSPRLIPEAKMKAYRQPPKSLPRSIGHYEEWIKACKEGTPAESSFDFAGPMTEAVLLGTVCVRAGGGKLLWDSRAMKITNRPEANNHLHYPYRQPWTL from the coding sequence ATGACGAATCAGAGCGGCACATCGGACAACAATATCTCACGACGACGCTTCATGGGCCACGCAGCCGCAATGGCGGCGTTCACCGTCGTGCCCCGTCGCGTCCTGGGCGGACCGCGCCATGTCGCGCCGAGCGAAAAGCTCAACATCGCGGGCATCGGGGTCGGCGGACGCGGCGGCGACAACCTGCGAGGCGTCGAGAGCGAGAAGATCGTCGCGCTGTGCGACGTCGATTGGCAGAGTGCCGCCGGGGCATTTCGACGCTATCCGGACGCACGGAGATACCGCGACTTTCGCGAGATGCTGGACAAGGAAGGCGACGCCATCGATGCGGTCGTGATCTCGACACCCGACCACGTCCACGCTGTGGCGTCGATGGCAGCGATCAAGAAAAGCAAGCACGTCTACTGCGAGAAACCCCTGACGCGAACGGTCCATGAGGCGCGGGCGCTGACGCTGGCGGCGCGTCAGGCGAAGGTCGCCACGCAGATGGGCAACCAGGGCATGGCGTTCGAAGGCAACCGACTGATCAAGGAATGGCTCTGGGACGGGGCCATCGGCGATGTCCGCGAGGTCCACGTCTGGTCCGACCGGCCGACGCACCAGGGCAAGCTGCCCTTGTGGTGGGCCCAGGGCATCGAGCGTCCGACCGACACGCCGGCGGTGCCGGAGCACCTGGACTGGGACCTCTGGCTGGGCCCGGCTCCGTATCGCCCCTATCACCCGGCCTATGTCCCCTTCCGCTGGCGGGGCTGGTGGGATTTCGGTTCCGGCGGACTCGGTGACATGGGCATCCACAACTTGGCGCCGGTCTTCAGTGCACTGAAGCTCGGGGCGCCGACGAGCGTCTGCGCCAGCTCCACGGCTGTATACGAGGAGACGTTGCCCCTGGCCTCGACGGTGCATTACGAATTCCCGGCACGCGGTGACATGCCTGCGGTGACAATTCACTGGACCGACGGCGGACTGATCGCCGCCCGCCCGCCGGAACTCGAAGACAGTCGAGAGATGCCGCGCGAGGACGGGCTGATTTTCGTCGGCGACAAGGGCAAGATGCTCGTCACCGGCTGGGGAGGCCACAGCCCTCGCCTGATCCCCGAGGCGAAGATGAAAGCCTACAGGCAGCCGCCCAAGAGCCTGCCCCGTTCGATCGGCCACTACGAAGAGTGGATCAAGGCCTGCAAGGAAGGAACGCCGGCCGAATCGAGTTTCGATTTCGCCGGTCCCATGACCGAAGCGGTGCTTCTGGGCACGGTCTGCGTTCGCGCCGGCGGCGGCAAACTCCTCTGGGACAGCCGAGCCATGAAGATCACGAACCGGCCCGAGGCGAACAACCACCTGCACTATCCGTATCGCCAACCCTGGACGCTGTGA
- the dnaX gene encoding DNA polymerase III subunit gamma/tau, whose product MAYTVLARKYRSQTFDDVVGQDPISKTLKNAIETGRVAHAYLFSGTRGVGKTTMARILAKALNCLTSDGPTTSPCCKCDSCVSINTGEDIDVIEIDGASNNRVDEIRELRENAIYRPARARYKIYIIDEVHMLTTQAFNALLKTLEEPPEHVKFIFATTEPNKVIATIQSRCQRFDFHNINPKQVAEQLKSILKKEKIKYEDDLVLALAKMANGSMRDGLSLLDRLISTGIQPLSVDLLEDFLGRPNAEKVQTLVEKIGDADAAGTLTATEDLINTGLGEAQIVDALTEQMRDLLVIASAGVDTDLLILTADQKERAAELAKKFDTAGLIYNITALEKLRWAVKNSDTPRALLDASLLRFALSEHFINVDELLARSSGSAAAPVKKKLPVETKPATAILSIPTRPTEPRASVVPVSHAEPMPEDLAASWPEVLESLAKRLSPATTSLLAGSSPKDFVGEILTIEFAATAKMQKEMCESNGRSDQIAEALGKCLGRSVRLRFTMADAPQADAGAERIPFAERQRQILSDPGVKTVLMELGATVTGIEEE is encoded by the coding sequence ATGGCTTACACCGTTCTCGCACGAAAGTATCGGTCGCAGACGTTCGACGACGTGGTCGGGCAGGACCCGATCTCCAAGACGCTCAAGAACGCCATCGAGACGGGGCGCGTCGCCCATGCGTATCTGTTCTCGGGCACGCGAGGGGTCGGCAAGACCACGATGGCCCGGATTCTCGCCAAGGCCCTCAACTGCCTCACGTCCGACGGACCGACGACGAGTCCCTGCTGCAAGTGCGACAGTTGCGTCTCGATCAACACCGGCGAGGACATCGACGTCATCGAGATCGACGGCGCGTCGAACAACCGCGTCGATGAGATTCGCGAGCTGCGCGAGAATGCGATCTACCGACCCGCGCGGGCCCGCTACAAGATCTATATCATCGACGAAGTGCACATGCTGACGACGCAGGCGTTCAACGCCCTGCTCAAGACACTGGAGGAGCCGCCGGAGCATGTGAAATTCATCTTCGCCACGACCGAGCCCAACAAGGTGATCGCCACGATCCAGTCGCGGTGCCAGCGGTTCGATTTTCACAACATCAACCCCAAGCAGGTCGCCGAGCAGCTCAAGAGCATCCTCAAGAAAGAGAAGATCAAGTACGAGGACGATCTCGTGCTGGCCCTGGCGAAGATGGCCAACGGGTCGATGCGCGACGGCCTGAGCCTGCTGGATCGGCTCATCAGCACGGGGATCCAGCCGTTGTCGGTGGACCTGCTGGAGGACTTCCTCGGCCGGCCCAACGCCGAGAAGGTCCAAACGCTGGTCGAGAAGATCGGCGACGCCGATGCGGCCGGCACGCTGACCGCCACGGAAGACCTCATCAACACAGGCCTGGGGGAGGCGCAGATCGTCGACGCCCTGACCGAGCAGATGCGTGACCTGCTGGTGATCGCCTCGGCCGGGGTCGACACCGATCTGCTGATTCTAACGGCCGACCAGAAGGAGCGGGCCGCCGAACTGGCGAAGAAGTTCGACACCGCGGGGCTGATCTACAACATCACGGCACTCGAGAAGCTCCGTTGGGCCGTCAAGAACAGCGATACGCCCCGGGCCCTGCTCGACGCCTCTCTGCTCCGATTCGCACTGAGCGAGCACTTCATCAACGTCGATGAGCTGCTGGCCCGTTCGTCGGGCAGCGCCGCCGCACCGGTCAAAAAAAAACTCCCGGTAGAGACTAAACCCGCCACGGCGATCCTGTCGATCCCGACCAGACCGACTGAGCCCCGCGCGAGCGTCGTACCCGTCTCCCATGCCGAACCGATGCCGGAGGACCTGGCCGCATCGTGGCCGGAGGTTCTCGAATCTCTCGCCAAGCGGCTCAGCCCGGCTACCACCAGCCTGCTCGCCGGCTCGAGTCCCAAGGACTTCGTCGGCGAGATCCTGACGATCGAATTTGCCGCCACCGCCAAGATGCAAAAGGAAATGTGCGAAAGCAACGGGCGAAGCGATCAGATCGCCGAGGCCCTGGGCAAATGTCTTGGCCGATCCGTTCGCCTCAGGTTCACCATGGCGGATGCTCCCCAGGCCGACGCCGGCGCCGAACGCATCCCCTTCGCCGAACGGCAGCGTCAGATCCTCAGCGACCCAGGCGTCAAGACCGTCCTCATGGAGCTTGGCGCCACCGTCACGGGCATCGAGGAAGAATAG
- a CDS encoding Gfo/Idh/MocA family protein yields the protein MATQGRVKVGIIGSQFEADIHAASFQIMPDEAEVVAVASPTPGHAKALAERYKIPRVFTDYRQMLEENDIEMVTITAPNALHCQMTVDIANAGKHVVCEKPLCMTLEEADLMIETCRRKGVLLMYAEELYFTPKYVKAKEMVDQGAFGRVYLVKQSEKHFGPHAEWFWDVSKSGGGVFMDMGCHGIAFCWWFLGRPEIKNVYCQMGTYVHGDRTKGEDNSVCIIEFANDAIGLIEDSWARRGGMEDRIEVYGEGGVTHADLHMGNALPTYSEYGYGYAVEKAPTTKGWTWPVFEELWNYGFPQEMHHFARCVRGKEEPQATGEDGRVVQQVLYAGYQSAGTGRKIALPFKPQGVKAPIELWQNPRT from the coding sequence ATGGCAACCCAGGGACGGGTCAAAGTCGGGATCATCGGTTCGCAGTTCGAGGCCGATATCCACGCCGCATCGTTTCAGATCATGCCGGACGAGGCCGAGGTCGTGGCCGTCGCATCGCCGACGCCAGGCCACGCCAAGGCTCTGGCCGAGCGATACAAGATCCCCCGCGTCTTCACCGACTACCGGCAGATGCTCGAAGAAAACGATATCGAAATGGTCACGATCACCGCGCCGAACGCGCTGCACTGCCAGATGACCGTCGATATCGCCAACGCCGGCAAGCATGTGGTGTGCGAGAAGCCGCTGTGCATGACGCTCGAAGAAGCGGACCTGATGATCGAGACGTGCCGGCGAAAGGGCGTGCTCCTGATGTACGCCGAGGAACTGTATTTCACACCGAAATACGTCAAGGCCAAAGAGATGGTCGACCAGGGCGCGTTCGGCAGGGTCTATCTCGTCAAGCAGAGTGAAAAACACTTCGGCCCGCACGCGGAGTGGTTCTGGGACGTGAGCAAGTCGGGAGGCGGTGTATTCATGGACATGGGTTGTCACGGGATCGCCTTCTGCTGGTGGTTTCTGGGCCGGCCCGAGATCAAGAACGTCTATTGCCAGATGGGCACGTACGTCCACGGCGACAGGACCAAAGGCGAAGACAATTCCGTCTGTATCATCGAGTTCGCCAACGACGCCATCGGGCTGATCGAGGACAGTTGGGCCCGTCGCGGCGGCATGGAAGACCGGATCGAGGTCTACGGCGAAGGCGGCGTGACCCATGCCGACCTGCACATGGGCAACGCTCTGCCGACCTATAGCGAGTACGGCTACGGCTACGCGGTGGAGAAGGCGCCGACGACCAAAGGCTGGACGTGGCCCGTCTTCGAGGAGCTGTGGAATTACGGCTTCCCGCAGGAGATGCACCATTTCGCACGGTGCGTCCGAGGCAAGGAGGAGCCGCAGGCGACGGGCGAAGACGGCCGCGTGGTGCAGCAGGTGCTGTATGCCGGCTACCAATCGGCCGGTACGGGCCGGAAGATCGCCCTGCCGTTCAAGCCGCAAGGCGTCAAGGCGCCGATCGAGCTGTGGCAGAATCCGAGAACATAG
- a CDS encoding Gfo/Idh/MocA family protein, with product MDAPDAVSRRTFVKQSLATAAGVGLWGTTQSWAGANNRVRIAVVGIRGHGFGSHIRNYPLLPNVEVAAICDVDESFFPGRLKWFEQNDKPLPKTYVDIRKLLEDKSIDAISVATPNHWHALAGIWACQAGKHAHIEKPFTHNIFEGQKLIEAAKKYNRVVHHGTESRSSRAYQEAMEFMRSGGLGEVYLAKGTCYKWRDTIGRTPVEPVPAGVDYDLWLGPAPKRPFTRNRFHYNWHWHWDYGNGDIGNQGVHEMDIARWGLDVTLPRRVMAMGAHVMFDDDQETPNVLMATYEFDNPSGRGDKKKILQFEVRHWITNYEGGFSKPPDNNIGNIFYGSEGYMTMYGGRWQTFMGKKREPGPSGIEKGNTDRAHYQHFIDAVRANDTSNLPGTVEDGHYSCSLIHMANTSYRLGRSLDFDPKQQRYVNDDEANRMLTRQYRRPFVVPEDV from the coding sequence ATGGACGCGCCAGATGCTGTCTCTCGCCGGACGTTTGTCAAACAATCGCTCGCAACCGCAGCCGGCGTAGGCCTGTGGGGCACGACCCAATCATGGGCCGGCGCCAACAACCGGGTCCGAATCGCCGTCGTAGGCATTCGAGGGCACGGATTCGGCAGCCACATCCGGAACTACCCGCTCCTGCCCAACGTCGAGGTGGCCGCCATCTGCGACGTGGACGAGAGCTTCTTTCCCGGGCGGCTCAAATGGTTCGAGCAGAACGACAAGCCCCTCCCCAAGACCTATGTCGATATCCGCAAGCTGCTCGAAGACAAGAGCATCGACGCGATCAGCGTCGCGACGCCGAACCACTGGCACGCGTTGGCGGGCATCTGGGCCTGCCAAGCGGGCAAGCACGCCCACATCGAAAAGCCCTTCACGCACAACATCTTCGAGGGGCAGAAACTGATCGAGGCGGCGAAGAAGTACAATCGCGTGGTGCATCACGGCACGGAGAGCCGCAGCTCGAGGGCGTATCAGGAAGCGATGGAGTTCATGCGTTCCGGCGGCCTGGGTGAGGTCTATCTGGCCAAGGGCACCTGCTATAAGTGGCGCGACACGATCGGACGCACGCCGGTTGAGCCGGTGCCCGCAGGCGTCGATTACGATCTCTGGCTGGGTCCGGCTCCGAAGCGGCCGTTCACCCGAAACCGCTTCCACTACAACTGGCACTGGCACTGGGACTACGGCAACGGAGACATCGGCAATCAGGGCGTGCACGAAATGGACATCGCCCGCTGGGGGCTCGACGTCACACTGCCGAGACGCGTTATGGCGATGGGCGCGCACGTGATGTTCGACGACGACCAGGAGACGCCGAACGTACTGATGGCCACGTACGAGTTCGACAATCCCAGCGGCCGGGGCGACAAGAAGAAGATCCTCCAGTTCGAGGTCCGCCACTGGATCACCAACTACGAGGGCGGTTTCAGCAAGCCGCCGGACAACAACATCGGCAACATCTTCTATGGCTCCGAAGGCTACATGACGATGTATGGGGGACGCTGGCAGACCTTCATGGGCAAAAAGCGCGAGCCCGGACCCTCCGGCATCGAGAAAGGCAATACAGACCGGGCCCACTACCAGCATTTCATCGACGCCGTACGAGCCAACGACACGTCGAATCTGCCCGGCACGGTCGAGGACGGCCACTATAGCTGTTCGCTCATCCACATGGCCAACACCTCGTACCGGCTCGGCCGCTCGCTGGACTTCGACCCGAAGCAACAACGCTATGTCAACGACGATGAGGCCAACCGAATGCTGACGCGGCAGTACCGCCGTCCGTTCGTGGTTCCGGAAGACGTTTAA